From Psychrobacillus sp. FSL K6-2836, a single genomic window includes:
- a CDS encoding TerC family protein, with product MDASILLEYGWVLLVLVGLEGLLAADNAVVMAVMVKHLPKDQQKKALFYGLLGAFVFRFLALFMITFLVNIWQVQAIGAAYLLFISIKHIYDQRKNSDNHIDMDDMAPKKGSGFWMTVLKVELADIAFAIDSMLAAVAIAVTLPYWGEFEIGGINGGQFAIMFLGGVIGLIIMRFAAHKFVKLLEKMPSLETAAFLIVGWVGVKLAVMTLAHPNVGVLDEHFPHSTPWKLIFWTVLLAIAIGGYVLGVMQEKKTAK from the coding sequence ATGGACGCGTCAATATTATTGGAGTACGGATGGGTGTTATTAGTTCTTGTTGGTTTAGAAGGATTATTAGCAGCCGACAATGCAGTCGTAATGGCTGTAATGGTAAAACATTTACCAAAAGATCAACAGAAAAAAGCATTATTTTATGGTTTACTAGGTGCGTTTGTATTTAGATTTTTAGCATTGTTTATGATTACTTTCTTAGTGAATATTTGGCAGGTTCAAGCAATAGGTGCAGCATACTTATTGTTCATATCGATTAAACATATTTATGATCAACGAAAAAATTCAGATAACCATATAGATATGGACGATATGGCACCTAAAAAAGGCTCTGGCTTCTGGATGACTGTTTTAAAAGTAGAACTTGCAGATATAGCATTTGCTATTGACTCTATGTTAGCTGCGGTTGCAATCGCTGTAACATTACCATATTGGGGAGAATTTGAAATTGGTGGTATTAATGGTGGACAATTCGCAATAATGTTCTTAGGTGGAGTTATTGGTCTAATTATTATGCGATTTGCAGCACATAAATTCGTTAAATTACTGGAGAAGATGCCTTCATTAGAAACTGCGGCATTCTTAATCGTAGGATGGGTTGGAGTTAAACTTGCGGTTATGACATTAGCACATCCAAATGTTGGAGTGTTAGATGAGCATTTCCCACATTCTACTCCATGGAAGTTAATTTTCTGGACAGTTTTACTTGCCATTGCTATTGGTGGTTACGTATTAGGGGTTATGCAAGAGAAAAAAACAGCGAAATAA
- a CDS encoding TrkH family potassium uptake protein, whose product MITWNTERNKIMKQPQLKKKLKFTPAQVIVTYYFIAIAISVILLRLPGVHKPGVEVAFIDSLFTAVSAVSVTGLTSVSILETYSVFGYFMIILILQLGGIGIMSLGTFIWLIAGKKIGLRERQLIMVDHNQSNLSGVVHLIKEIVKILLLIQIIGAILLTLYFTKYFDTLEQAAIHGIFTSVSATTNAGFDITGQSLFAYHNDYFVQTITSILIVFGAIGFPVLIEVKEFLSNKNKNFRFSLFTKLTTITYGVLLLFGAVMIFILELFHSFKGMPWHEKFFTAFFHSVSTRSAGLTTMDVTLFSEGTNFLMSVLMFIGASPSSVGGGIRTTTFAIALLFLIHFSRGKDNIQIFNREIHLIDVYRSYAVIILALVMVFTATLLLSVTEPDVPISSLIFEITSAFGTCGMSLGITEDLSNIGKITIMILMFIGRVGLISFLFTLGGKHKKTKFHYPKERVIIG is encoded by the coding sequence ATGATTACTTGGAATACCGAAAGGAATAAAATAATGAAGCAGCCACAACTAAAAAAGAAATTGAAATTTACACCTGCTCAAGTTATTGTCACTTATTATTTCATTGCCATTGCTATTTCTGTTATTCTTCTTCGTTTACCAGGAGTGCATAAACCTGGGGTTGAAGTAGCATTCATTGATAGTCTTTTCACCGCTGTGAGCGCCGTTTCCGTTACTGGTTTAACGTCTGTAAGTATTTTGGAGACATACAGTGTATTTGGCTATTTCATGATTATTCTTATACTACAGCTTGGCGGAATTGGAATTATGTCGTTAGGGACATTTATTTGGTTGATCGCAGGAAAGAAGATTGGTCTACGTGAAAGACAGTTAATAATGGTCGATCATAACCAATCCAATTTATCAGGAGTCGTTCATCTGATAAAAGAGATTGTCAAAATTCTTCTACTTATTCAAATTATCGGCGCGATACTATTAACCTTATATTTTACCAAGTATTTCGATACGTTAGAACAAGCAGCGATACATGGAATATTCACATCTGTATCTGCAACAACTAATGCAGGGTTTGATATTACTGGCCAATCATTATTTGCATACCATAATGATTATTTCGTGCAAACAATAACAAGTATATTAATCGTTTTTGGAGCAATAGGTTTTCCGGTTTTAATTGAAGTAAAGGAGTTTTTATCAAACAAAAACAAAAATTTCCGGTTTTCTTTATTTACAAAGTTAACGACCATTACGTACGGAGTACTTCTGTTGTTTGGAGCAGTTATGATTTTTATATTAGAGCTTTTTCATTCCTTTAAGGGTATGCCGTGGCATGAGAAGTTTTTTACCGCATTTTTTCATTCCGTATCTACACGCTCAGCGGGTTTAACGACTATGGATGTTACGTTATTTAGCGAGGGTACCAATTTTTTAATGAGTGTTCTAATGTTTATCGGAGCTTCTCCAAGTTCTGTCGGTGGTGGAATTCGTACTACAACTTTTGCCATTGCACTCCTTTTTTTAATCCATTTTTCAAGAGGAAAAGACAATATTCAAATATTTAATCGAGAAATTCACTTAATAGACGTCTATCGTTCATATGCTGTCATTATTCTAGCTCTAGTGATGGTTTTCACGGCTACGCTGTTACTTTCTGTTACGGAGCCTGATGTACCAATTTCCTCTTTAATATTTGAAATCACCTCAGCTTTTGGAACATGTGGTATGAGTCTCGGTATTACAGAGGATTTGTCGAATATAGGGAAAATAACAATAATGATTCTGATGTTTATAGGGCGAGTAGGTTTAATATCTTTCTTGTTTACATTAGGAGGAAAACACAAAAAAACAAAATTTCATTATCCGAAAGAGCGTGTGATTATTGGGTAA